From Haemorhous mexicanus isolate bHaeMex1 chromosome 2, bHaeMex1.pri, whole genome shotgun sequence, the proteins below share one genomic window:
- the CYSLTR2 gene encoding cysteinyl leukotriene receptor 2, which yields MEALAETMNISKEALDGSFTNSSSNCTTDSFKQVIYPITYLFIFFPGAVGNSLSIYVFSQTSQRSSVNIYMQNLAVSDLMFVSTLPFRASYYLLGSRWIFGDILCRIMTYTLYMNMYCSIYFLAVLSVVRFVAIAHPFKLGQVTNTKYARITCVAIWIFVLAASSPLLNKAIAGYSNPVKCLDLHPSSTQRLLMMNSFVLVVGFILPFCTIVFCYVFAIRALLKSRAGQSGRAICHRKALLTIVITLVLSLICFLPYHILRTVHLMYSSCSQANLHKALVVSLCLAAMNSCLDPFLYYFAAENFKAKIRSLCCG from the coding sequence ATGGAGGCGCTGGCTGAGACTATGAATATTTCCAAGGAGGCACTAGATGGCAGCTTCACTAACAGCTCCTCCAACTGCACAACTGACAGCTTCAAACAAGTAATTTATCCCATCACGTATCTCTTTATCTTCTTCCCGGGTGCTGTTGGAAACAGCCTCTCCATTTATGTTTTCTCCCAGACTTCACAAAGGAGCTCAGTAAACATTTACATGCAGAACTTGGCCGTTTCAGACCTCATGTTTGTCAGCACTTTGCCCTTTCGGGCCTCATATTACCTCTTGGGATCCCGTTGGATATTTGGTGACATCCTCTGCAGGATCATGACTTACACCTTGTACATGAACATGTACTGCAGCATTTATTTCCTCGCCGTGCTCAGCGTGGTTCGTTTCGTAGCCATCGCCCACCCGTTCAAACTCGGACAAGTGACCAACACCAAGTATGCCAGGATTACCTGTGTGGCCATATGGATCTTCGTGCTGGCAGCTTCCAGCCCTCTGTTAAACAAGGCAATCGCTGGCTACAGCAACCCCGTCAAATGCTTGGACCTCCACCCCTCCAGCACACAGAGGCTCCTCATGATGAACAGCTTTGTCCTCGTCGTGGGCTTCATCCTGCCCTTCTGCACAATCGTGTTCTGCTATGTCTTTGCCATCAGAGCGCTGCTCAAGTCCAGGGCTGGACAGAGCGGGAGGGCAATCTGTCACAGGAAGGCGCTGTTAACCATTGTCATCACCCTCGTCCTCTCCCTCATCTGCTTCCTGCCCTACCACATCCTGAGAACTGTCCACCTGATgtacagcagctgcagccaggccaacCTGCACAAGGCGCTGGTGGTCAGTCTCTGCCTCGCTGCCATGAACAGCTGCCTTGATCCCTTCCTCTATTACTTTGCTGCTgaaaatttcaaagcaaaaatcaGAAGTTTGTGCTGTGGGTAG